A genome region from Ottowia testudinis includes the following:
- a CDS encoding DUF6511 domain-containing protein yields the protein MPDFTAIERTAMNACLKPFGAVAEAVGFDKPLGAYSEQQALQVIEAIVSAWTQAMAAHHEQTLTPPVRGLGTPVRDPLRDPLRPARPESAHTTVAPTMPQTTGSGFEDMDDDIPF from the coding sequence ATGCCTGACTTCACCGCGATTGAGCGCACGGCCATGAACGCCTGCCTCAAGCCCTTCGGTGCGGTGGCAGAGGCCGTTGGCTTTGACAAGCCCCTCGGCGCCTACAGCGAGCAACAGGCCCTGCAGGTCATTGAAGCCATCGTGTCCGCATGGACACAGGCCATGGCCGCGCACCACGAGCAGACCTTGACACCGCCCGTGCGCGGGCTGGGCACGCCAGTACGCGATCCATTGCGCGACCCATTGCGTCCTGCAAGGCCTGAATCAGCACATACCACCGTCGCTCCAACCATGCCTCAAACCACCGGCAGTGGCTTTGAGGACATGGATGACGACATCCCGTTTTGA